The following proteins are encoded in a genomic region of Chryseobacterium cucumeris:
- a CDS encoding peptidase domain-containing ABC transporter gives MNKFPFYKQPDAKDCGPTCLRIISKYYGKNINLQRIRDLTQTTRIGSNLLHLGTAAEKIGFRSRGVKISFRTLAAGVPLPCIVHWDKRHFVVVYKIKKGKDEMVYVSDPSYGLLTFTKSEFLKRWIGNNADENIQEGIALLLETAPAFYETDWDDKKNRLDIQFLSLYALKYKRLILQLAIGLLAGSMLSLILPFLTQSIVDVGIQNNDINFIYLILIAQFMLYLGRMGVEIVRSWILLHISSRINISLVSDFFIKLMKLPINYFDTRMTGDLMQRIGDHSRIQQLLTTSTLTTLFSVVNFFIYSVILLLYDYRLFIVFAIGAILYTSWVLFFLKKRKELDYKNFSQLSETQSKVIELINGMQEIKMNNAEQKKRWGWESTQVQIFKLNIQGLKLEQWQSIGGGFINQMKDMVISFLSAKLVVDGEITLGMMMSIQYIIGQLNGPIGQVVSFVKQLQDANISLERLNEIHEKDNEESNTEHYLYEVPRGDIVLNNVSYKYVGGYKNIFENLNLIIPYQKTTAIVGASGSGKSTLIKLLLKFYEPQEGNIKIDTADFSRISPGMWRENVGIVMQDGYVFNDTVADNIAVGDDHIDKKRLANAVNVANVREFIESLPLGYNTKIGNEGVGISGGQRQRLFIARAVYKAPDFIFFDEATSSLDANNEKVIIDNLNQFFKGRTAVIVAHRLSTVKNADKIIVLDKGKVIEEGSHNELVNAKGAYFELIKNQLDLN, from the coding sequence TTGAATAAGTTTCCTTTTTATAAGCAGCCTGACGCAAAAGACTGCGGTCCTACTTGTTTGAGGATTATTAGTAAATATTATGGTAAAAACATAAATCTGCAGCGGATAAGGGATCTTACACAAACAACAAGAATTGGAAGTAATTTATTGCATCTTGGCACTGCAGCAGAAAAAATAGGATTTAGGTCCCGAGGGGTTAAAATTAGTTTTAGGACACTTGCTGCCGGAGTGCCTCTCCCTTGTATTGTCCATTGGGATAAAAGGCATTTTGTTGTTGTATATAAGATAAAGAAGGGGAAGGATGAAATGGTATATGTATCCGATCCAAGTTATGGGCTGCTTACATTTACAAAAAGTGAGTTTTTAAAACGTTGGATAGGAAATAATGCAGATGAAAATATTCAGGAGGGAATAGCGCTGCTTCTAGAGACTGCCCCAGCTTTTTATGAAACGGATTGGGATGATAAAAAAAACAGACTTGATATTCAGTTTCTGAGTCTTTATGCATTGAAATATAAAAGATTAATACTTCAATTGGCAATAGGTTTGTTAGCAGGAAGTATGTTGTCATTAATACTTCCTTTTCTTACTCAGAGTATAGTGGATGTGGGGATACAAAATAATGATATAAATTTTATATATCTTATTCTCATTGCCCAATTTATGCTTTACCTGGGAAGAATGGGGGTAGAAATTGTAAGAAGTTGGATTTTATTGCATATTAGTTCCCGGATCAATATTTCTTTAGTGTCCGATTTCTTTATTAAGCTAATGAAGCTTCCTATTAATTATTTTGATACAAGAATGACAGGAGATCTAATGCAAAGAATTGGTGATCATTCAAGGATTCAGCAGCTGTTAACAACATCAACCCTTACAACCCTTTTTTCAGTTGTCAACTTCTTTATTTACAGTGTTATATTACTGCTCTATGATTACAGGTTATTTATTGTTTTTGCTATAGGCGCTATTTTGTATACCTCATGGGTACTTTTTTTTCTTAAGAAGCGAAAAGAACTGGATTATAAAAATTTCTCTCAACTGTCCGAAACTCAGAGTAAAGTGATTGAACTTATCAACGGCATGCAGGAAATTAAAATGAACAACGCCGAGCAAAAAAAGCGTTGGGGCTGGGAATCCACACAGGTTCAGATTTTTAAACTCAATATACAGGGACTAAAGTTGGAACAATGGCAGTCAATAGGAGGAGGATTTATTAACCAAATGAAAGATATGGTAATCAGCTTCTTATCTGCGAAATTAGTTGTAGATGGCGAAATTACCTTAGGAATGATGATGTCTATCCAATACATTATAGGACAGTTGAATGGACCTATTGGACAGGTAGTTTCGTTTGTAAAACAATTACAGGATGCAAATATTTCTCTGGAGAGATTAAATGAAATACATGAGAAAGATAATGAAGAAAGCAATACTGAACATTACTTGTATGAGGTGCCAAGAGGAGATATTGTTTTAAATAACGTCAGTTATAAATATGTTGGCGGGTATAAAAATATTTTTGAAAATTTAAACCTTATAATTCCTTATCAAAAAACTACAGCTATTGTTGGTGCAAGTGGAAGTGGGAAATCAACCCTTATTAAGTTATTGCTGAAATTTTATGAGCCTCAGGAGGGGAATATAAAAATTGATACAGCAGATTTTAGCAGAATTTCTCCGGGAATGTGGAGAGAGAATGTTGGTATTGTAATGCAAGACGGATATGTATTTAATGATACAGTGGCAGATAACATAGCAGTAGGAGATGATCATATAGATAAGAAAAGACTTGCTAATGCCGTAAATGTTGCCAATGTGAGAGAATTTATAGAAAGCTTACCTCTGGGCTATAATACTAAAATTGGAAACGAAGGAGTAGGGATAAGTGGTGGACAGAGACAAAGGTTATTTATAGCAAGGGCTGTTTATAAAGCTCCTGATTTTATTTTTTTTGATGAAGCAACAAGTTCTTTAGATGCCAATAATGAAAAAGTGATTATTGATAATTTAAATCAGTTTTTCAAAGGAAGAACAGCCGTGATTGTAGCGCACCGCCTTTCTACTGTAAAGAATGCAGATAAAATTATAGTATTAGATAAAGGGAAGGTTATTGAAGAAGGCTCACATAATGAGCTTGTCAACGCCAAAGGAGCTTATTTTGAGCTAATTAAAAACCAACTTGATTTGAATTAA
- a CDS encoding lantibiotic dehydratase, whose product MYESTFYAARQPLLPINNFFDFYSIINQGNEQFILDYLVKQFTENYQLEEGLYLASDILYNEVIKYKTVPSRLSDKERKRMVHSLTKYYIRASTRATPFGLFANFREGNFNSGECKNDSATEVLDYYPKLDMEVLFQIGEYISKIKGVKKYFILSNNTSLYKTKDDYRYIEYRFRKGMRTHHLVSIESDDLINFIIKISRKGIKYETLINKILDQYDVEQEDIEVYIDRLIDCKLLTTNLDVNITGRDYFDVLLAFLRDINSDTDDEILLLKNILQEIKSLLRKVNARQSNIEFYKKIYILLKEFLPNLPEKNLIQLDVVSPIKDYTLSSDLRHDLGNLLSVFSAFSKSYPPKHFQLEIFKRAFSERYEDRKVKLTEVLDEEIGIGYKSAVSTKDIYESKTTGKTKFTAFALKKYHEYLKNNSEQIEITDRDIKENFSDVINIETAEPGFTYLLNVYPGKEQPLFHVTSYSPAMTGLSGRFCGMHQGFYEKLHDLVDIIEARNNNYIYAEIVHLPQARVGNVIARPYFGEYEIPFLANSLLSENQKVYVNDLYIQMINNELYLFSEKLNKPIKPRLSNAHSYRRNGLPIYHFLCDMQFQNFDSQLIWDWGIVQDIQEYLPRVVYKGIIIQQAYWIIKGNNFSKLRKSKDFDQFKKNFAEIKSKLNVTDMVVFKESDNILYFDFSTDLGIELFQKYINQNDKQIILHECLLEITDDNSLPKYSKELVVPFIKKESKKNYPLKIRASSKDAITRTFIPGSEWVYFKVYIGDKFSNKFLVAIADYIEKKLVKKGLVEKWFFIRYADPKRHLRIRLNVKDPANISVVTTGISQIFNTYIKSGKVSGVVQDTYTRELERYKGKNIINSETFFYHDSKFVYNLYKSFSPINYNYLFLISYFTIEEYLDTLGMNHDKLRFLERNFNYFAKEFNYESDKLLRNSLHDELRRIKDITISKGLTPAIIEVINNSEVKNILLSIKNEIKDEYFNVLGSYIHMTVNRLFSEKQRFNEFRVYFFLYKKYQSIVAREVKSVSLYNN is encoded by the coding sequence ATGTACGAAAGTACCTTCTACGCTGCAAGGCAACCGCTTTTACCAATCAATAATTTTTTTGATTTTTATAGTATCATCAATCAGGGTAATGAACAATTTATATTGGATTATCTTGTAAAACAATTTACTGAGAACTACCAGTTGGAAGAAGGTCTATACCTTGCTTCTGATATCTTATATAACGAGGTTATAAAATATAAAACAGTACCTTCCAGATTGTCTGATAAAGAAAGAAAAAGAATGGTGCATTCTTTGACTAAATATTATATAAGGGCTTCGACCAGAGCCACACCTTTTGGGCTATTTGCAAATTTTAGGGAAGGAAACTTTAATTCCGGCGAATGTAAAAATGATTCAGCCACTGAAGTATTAGATTACTATCCTAAACTGGATATGGAAGTTCTTTTTCAGATAGGAGAATATATTTCAAAAATTAAAGGTGTTAAAAAATACTTTATTCTTTCTAATAATACAAGTCTTTATAAAACTAAAGATGATTACAGATATATAGAATATAGGTTTAGAAAAGGGATGAGAACACATCATTTGGTTTCCATAGAATCTGATGACCTTATCAATTTTATTATTAAAATTTCCAGAAAAGGAATCAAATATGAAACATTGATTAACAAAATCCTTGATCAATATGATGTAGAGCAAGAAGATATTGAGGTTTATATTGATCGCCTTATAGATTGTAAACTTTTAACAACAAATCTTGATGTTAATATTACAGGTCGTGATTATTTTGATGTATTGTTGGCATTTCTAAGAGATATTAATTCTGATACTGATGATGAAATTTTATTGCTGAAAAATATTTTACAAGAGATAAAATCCTTGTTAAGGAAAGTTAATGCCAGGCAGTCTAATATTGAATTCTATAAAAAAATATACATACTGTTAAAAGAGTTCCTGCCAAATCTCCCTGAAAAAAATCTGATACAGTTGGATGTGGTAAGTCCTATAAAAGATTATACTTTGTCATCTGATTTAAGGCATGACCTTGGCAATTTACTATCTGTTTTTTCAGCTTTTTCAAAATCCTATCCTCCCAAGCATTTTCAGCTTGAAATTTTTAAAAGAGCATTTTCAGAAAGATATGAAGATAGAAAAGTAAAACTTACGGAAGTATTAGATGAAGAAATTGGAATTGGATATAAATCCGCAGTAAGTACAAAAGATATTTATGAATCTAAAACAACGGGCAAAACAAAGTTTACTGCTTTTGCTTTAAAAAAATATCATGAATATTTAAAAAATAATTCTGAACAAATTGAAATTACTGATCGTGATATAAAAGAGAACTTTTCTGATGTTATAAATATTGAAACAGCAGAGCCGGGATTTACTTACTTGCTCAACGTATATCCGGGAAAAGAACAGCCATTATTTCATGTAACATCATATTCTCCTGCAATGACAGGCCTTTCTGGAAGGTTTTGTGGTATGCATCAGGGATTTTATGAGAAACTTCATGATTTGGTGGATATTATAGAAGCTAGAAATAATAATTATATATATGCGGAAATAGTTCATTTGCCACAAGCTAGAGTAGGAAATGTAATTGCTAGGCCCTATTTTGGAGAATATGAGATCCCATTTTTAGCCAATTCCCTGCTTTCTGAAAATCAAAAGGTTTATGTTAATGATTTATATATACAAATGATCAACAATGAACTTTATTTGTTTTCAGAAAAATTAAATAAACCTATCAAGCCAAGACTTTCTAATGCTCATAGCTATAGAAGAAATGGATTACCTATTTATCATTTTTTGTGCGATATGCAGTTTCAGAATTTTGATTCTCAACTTATTTGGGATTGGGGAATTGTGCAGGATATACAAGAGTATTTACCAAGAGTTGTCTATAAAGGGATTATTATTCAACAAGCTTATTGGATTATAAAAGGAAACAACTTTAGTAAATTAAGAAAATCTAAAGATTTTGATCAGTTTAAAAAGAATTTTGCTGAGATAAAAAGTAAATTGAATGTTACGGATATGGTTGTTTTCAAAGAGAGTGATAACATCCTTTATTTTGATTTTTCAACCGATTTAGGAATTGAATTGTTCCAAAAATATATCAATCAAAACGATAAACAGATTATTTTACATGAATGTCTATTGGAAATAACAGATGACAATTCTTTACCAAAGTACAGTAAAGAATTAGTAGTGCCTTTTATCAAGAAGGAAAGCAAAAAAAATTATCCATTAAAGATAAGAGCTTCAAGCAAAGACGCTATAACAAGAACATTTATTCCAGGCTCGGAGTGGGTTTATTTTAAAGTCTATATTGGGGATAAGTTTTCCAATAAATTTTTGGTGGCTATAGCAGACTATATTGAAAAAAAACTAGTGAAGAAAGGACTTGTTGAAAAATGGTTTTTCATAAGATATGCAGATCCTAAACGTCATCTTAGAATTCGTTTGAATGTAAAAGATCCTGCTAATATCTCTGTTGTTACAACAGGTATAAGCCAAATTTTTAATACGTATATAAAATCCGGTAAAGTGTCCGGAGTGGTTCAGGATACCTATACAAGGGAGTTGGAAAGATATAAAGGTAAAAATATAATCAACTCTGAAACATTTTTTTATCACGATTCTAAGTTTGTCTATAATTTATACAAATCTTTCAGCCCTATAAACTATAATTATCTGTTTCTGATCAGTTATTTCACAATAGAGGAGTATTTGGATACATTAGGGATGAATCATGATAAGTTAAGGTTTCTTGAGCGGAATTTCAATTATTTTGCAAAAGAATTTAATTATGAAAGCGATAAACTGTTAAGGAACTCTTTGCATGATGAACTTCGGAGAATTAAGGATATCACTATTTCAAAAGGACTTACCCCCGCTATTATTGAAGTTATTAATAACTCTGAAGTAAAAAATATTTTATTGAGCATTAAAAATGAAATCAAGGATGAATATTTTAATGTTTTAGGAAGTTATATTCATATGACAGTAAATAGATTATTCTCCGAAAAGCAGCGTTTTAACGAGTTTAGAGTTTACTTTTTTCTTTATAAAAAATATCAGTCTATTGTAGCAAGGGAAGTAAAATCAGTATCATTATACAACAATTAA
- a CDS encoding lanthionine synthetase C family protein: MNIIFEELEKIKSKTSSYMDVANLKTGLLGDLGGLGLFYYYHSKQFNDNDSLERGEKLSDEIISNISVALKRGDIRYSNGVVGFAWLLKFFNQEEFVDFEAGDVLSDLDELIFNYAINELDKGNFDFLHGATGALHYFLTDEKALNEYAKGIISKLHSIVEYTPEGKMYWPFFSLEDTQKLNKFINFGLAHGQPAVVSVLSKAYELNPNDNILKRLIEDTTQTIIDYKYKDNRNSLYPSSIPALEKTDFYSKGSRMGWCYGDLGVAAALWDVGKRLGNASFQQEALQCMEKSALRKDLQEGFVRDAAVCHGSSGIMHIFNKFSILTEGNKYKDCVDYWKNASLELLNTDNDKLITGHCAWNNQINHYNDFGFLQGLSGVGLTLLSLVNPDIKWGEALLI, encoded by the coding sequence ATGAATATTATTTTTGAAGAGCTGGAAAAGATTAAATCAAAAACCAGTTCATATATGGATGTTGCAAATCTTAAAACAGGTCTTTTAGGTGATCTTGGTGGGTTGGGTTTGTTTTATTATTATCATAGTAAGCAATTTAATGATAATGATAGCCTAGAAAGAGGAGAAAAACTTAGTGATGAAATTATTTCTAATATTAGTGTTGCGCTTAAACGAGGTGATATCAGATATAGTAATGGAGTAGTAGGTTTTGCATGGCTTCTGAAGTTTTTTAACCAAGAAGAGTTTGTAGATTTTGAAGCAGGCGATGTATTATCAGATCTGGATGAACTTATTTTCAATTATGCTATTAATGAATTAGATAAGGGAAATTTTGATTTTCTTCATGGTGCTACTGGGGCTTTGCATTATTTCCTTACTGATGAGAAAGCTTTAAATGAATATGCAAAAGGAATTATTTCTAAATTGCATTCTATTGTGGAATATACTCCTGAAGGAAAAATGTATTGGCCTTTTTTTAGTTTAGAGGATACTCAAAAACTAAATAAATTTATCAATTTCGGGCTTGCTCATGGCCAGCCGGCTGTGGTGTCAGTTCTGTCAAAAGCATATGAGTTAAATCCTAATGATAACATACTGAAAAGATTAATTGAGGATACAACTCAAACAATCATAGATTATAAATATAAGGATAACAGAAACTCACTTTATCCATCTTCTATTCCTGCCTTAGAAAAAACAGATTTCTATTCAAAAGGATCACGCATGGGGTGGTGTTATGGTGATCTTGGTGTTGCAGCAGCCTTATGGGATGTTGGGAAGAGATTAGGGAATGCTTCGTTTCAGCAAGAAGCTTTACAATGTATGGAAAAATCAGCTCTACGGAAAGACTTGCAGGAAGGTTTTGTAAGAGATGCTGCAGTATGTCATGGTTCATCGGGGATAATGCATATTTTTAATAAGTTTAGTATTTTAACTGAAGGAAATAAGTATAAAGACTGCGTTGATTACTGGAAAAATGCTTCTCTTGAACTTTTAAATACAGATAATGATAAGTTGATTACAGGACATTGTGCTTGGAATAATCAAATAAACCATTATAATGATTTTGGTTTTTTGCAAGGATTAAGCGGAGTTGGACTTACTTTGTTGTCTCTTGTTAATCCTGATATTAAATGGGGAGAAGCCTTACTGATTTAA
- a CDS encoding class I lanthipeptide gives MQKKKIAKLEIKKEDILNLSMDEAQKVIGGGDDTTTVPYTKASDCNTDQCSRYCGVETDPCSGVIEYSDLCGMSDNCASGWCQLTQDVSPECNRT, from the coding sequence ATGCAAAAAAAGAAAATCGCAAAACTGGAAATTAAGAAAGAAGATATTCTTAATTTATCTATGGATGAAGCTCAAAAAGTAATTGGCGGGGGTGATGATACTACCACTGTTCCATACACTAAAGCTTCGGACTGTAATACAGATCAATGCTCTCGCTATTGTGGTGTAGAAACAGATCCTTGTAGTGGTGTTATAGAGTATAGTGATCTTTGTGGAATGAGTGATAACTGTGCATCAGGATGGTGTCAACTCACACAGGATGTATCTCCTGAATGTAATAGAACTTAA
- a CDS encoding class I lanthipeptide, producing the protein MQKKKIAKLEIKKEDILNLSMDEAQKVIGGGDDTTTVPYTKASDCNTDQCSRYCEVETDPCSGVIEYTDLCGMTDNCGTGGGQMTQEVSPECNRT; encoded by the coding sequence ATGCAAAAGAAAAAAATTGCAAAACTGGAAATTAAGAAAGAAGATATTCTTAATTTATCTATGGATGAGGCTCAAAAAGTAATTGGCGGAGGTGATGATACTACCACTGTGCCATACACTAAAGCTTCGGACTGTAACACAGATCAATGCTCTCGCTATTGTGAGGTAGAAACAGATCCTTGTAGTGGAGTTATTGAATATACGGATCTTTGTGGAATGACTGATAATTGTGGAACGGGAGGAGGACAAATGACACAAGAGGTTTCTCCTGAGTGTAACAGAACATAA
- a CDS encoding NAD(P)H-dependent oxidoreductase: MNYLEALSRRYSVKKFNHQIIPQETLHNILESGKLSASSLGLQPYKIVIVESEEMKQKLIPAFYNPSQISTCSHLIVIISKKIIEENYIRGYFNHISEVRDTPMEKLDSFRNSINQHINQKTHDEIFNWAEKQSYIVLANLMYAAAIENIDSCPMEGFRQDLIEDILNVNPETEKVTVTLALGYRSEEDHFQHMKKVRKPNEKLFKFI; the protein is encoded by the coding sequence ATGAATTATTTGGAAGCTTTAAGCAGAAGATATTCTGTAAAAAAATTCAATCATCAGATTATTCCTCAGGAAACCCTTCACAACATTCTTGAGTCAGGAAAGCTGTCTGCCAGTTCGCTGGGACTTCAGCCTTATAAAATTGTGATTGTTGAAAGCGAGGAGATGAAACAGAAATTAATTCCCGCCTTTTATAATCCATCTCAGATTTCCACCTGTTCCCATCTTATTGTTATTATCTCAAAAAAAATCATAGAAGAGAACTATATCCGGGGCTATTTTAATCATATTTCTGAAGTAAGGGATACTCCAATGGAAAAACTTGATTCTTTCAGAAACAGCATTAATCAGCATATTAACCAGAAAACACATGATGAAATTTTCAACTGGGCAGAAAAACAGTCTTATATAGTATTGGCCAATCTTATGTATGCCGCAGCTATTGAAAATATAGACTCCTGTCCTATGGAAGGTTTCCGCCAGGATCTTATAGAAGACATTCTGAATGTCAATCCTGAAACAGAAAAAGTAACCGTTACCCTCGCTTTAGGTTACCGCTCCGAGGAAGATCACTTCCAGCACATGAAAAAAGTAAGAAAACCAAACGAAAAATTGTTTAAATTTATTTAA
- the nadB gene encoding L-aspartate oxidase, whose product MIKADVLVIGSGISGLSYAIKVSEQHPDAKIIIVTKSDEDESNTKYAQGGLAVVTDFQNDNFQKHIDDTMRAGDGENKRDVVEMVVREAPARFNEIVEWGAQFDMKNGKFALGREGGHTENRIVHHKDITGFEIERALLETANNSPNIEILDHHYVIDIITQHHVPGKELNEGDIHCYGAYILDEKSKTIKKITSKITLAATGGAGHVYKNTTNPTIATGDGIAFVARAKGKVSNMQYYQFHPTALYSKMDGMLFLISEAVRGDGAKLRTKRGEKFMHKYDEREELASRDIVARAIDAEMKITGDEFVGLDCKEMNHEKFLEHFPNIYKKCKDEGIDPFTQLIPVVPACHYLMGGIEVDRDGQSSIRNLFAVGECTNSGLHGANRLASNSLLEGLVFGHNAAMKTVELLNENSFNFDDLKAVPEWNEEGMKIMDEMVIVSYLRKQLQEMMSDLVGIVRSNRRLNMALQKHQEIAAAVDEIYHYSILSPQLSELRNLTTVAHLIITQSMEMTENKGAFYNKDLA is encoded by the coding sequence ATGATAAAAGCGGATGTATTAGTAATCGGTTCCGGCATTTCCGGACTTTCCTATGCCATTAAAGTTTCTGAACAGCACCCTGATGCCAAAATTATTATTGTAACCAAGTCTGATGAAGACGAAAGCAATACCAAGTATGCACAAGGCGGTCTCGCCGTCGTTACAGATTTTCAGAATGACAATTTCCAAAAACATATAGACGATACCATGCGTGCCGGCGACGGTGAAAACAAACGTGACGTCGTAGAAATGGTGGTAAGAGAAGCTCCCGCGAGATTCAATGAAATTGTAGAATGGGGAGCACAGTTCGACATGAAGAACGGTAAATTTGCTTTAGGAAGAGAAGGAGGCCATACTGAAAACAGGATCGTACATCATAAAGATATTACAGGTTTTGAAATCGAAAGAGCTTTATTGGAAACGGCCAATAACAGCCCGAATATCGAAATCCTGGATCATCATTACGTTATTGATATCATTACACAGCACCATGTTCCCGGAAAAGAACTTAACGAAGGAGACATCCACTGCTACGGTGCTTACATTCTGGATGAGAAGTCCAAAACCATCAAAAAAATTACTTCTAAAATAACGCTTGCTGCCACAGGAGGTGCAGGACATGTTTACAAAAACACCACCAATCCTACGATTGCAACAGGGGACGGAATTGCTTTTGTTGCCCGTGCCAAAGGAAAGGTTTCCAATATGCAGTATTACCAGTTTCACCCAACAGCTCTCTACAGCAAAATGGATGGAATGTTGTTTTTGATTTCTGAAGCCGTTCGTGGAGACGGAGCAAAATTAAGAACCAAAAGGGGCGAAAAATTCATGCATAAATATGATGAACGTGAAGAATTAGCTTCCAGAGATATCGTTGCAAGAGCCATTGACGCTGAAATGAAAATTACCGGAGACGAATTTGTCGGCTTGGATTGCAAGGAAATGAACCATGAAAAATTCCTGGAACATTTCCCTAATATTTATAAAAAATGTAAAGATGAAGGAATTGATCCTTTCACTCAGCTGATTCCTGTTGTACCTGCCTGCCACTATTTAATGGGAGGTATCGAAGTAGACAGAGACGGACAATCCTCTATCAGAAATCTTTTTGCTGTGGGTGAATGTACCAACTCAGGACTACACGGTGCCAACAGGCTTGCTTCAAACTCTCTTCTTGAAGGTTTGGTTTTCGGGCATAATGCCGCAATGAAAACAGTAGAACTTCTGAATGAAAACAGTTTCAACTTTGATGACCTGAAAGCCGTTCCGGAATGGAATGAAGAAGGAATGAAAATCATGGACGAAATGGTCATCGTAAGCTATCTCAGAAAGCAACTTCAGGAAATGATGAGTGATCTGGTCGGAATCGTCAGAAGCAACAGACGTCTGAATATGGCATTACAGAAGCACCAGGAAATTGCCGCCGCAGTTGATGAAATATACCACTACTCTATTCTTTCCCCCCAATTATCGGAATTAAGAAACCTTACAACCGTTGCCCATCTCATCATTACCCAATCCATGGAAATGACGGAGAATAAAGGAGCATTTTATAATAAAGACTTAGCCTAA
- the nadC gene encoding carboxylating nicotinate-nucleotide diphosphorylase, translating into MKRPAYVTDKALKTFIKNALEEDIQDGDHSTLSTIPQDLVQSAKLLVKQDCILAGVELAEIIFKTFDKNLKVEVFIKDGTPCKFGDVALIVTGSARSILSTERFVLNCMQRMSGIATLTHEWDSRLVGTKTKLLDTRKTTPNFRMCEKWAVAIGGGTNHRYGLYDMIMLKDNHIDYNGSITNAVAMAKDYVKKNKKKLKIEVETRNLEEVQEAINAKVDRIMLDNMDVKTMKEAVKMIKGSCESEASGGITRDMLKEIASTGVTYISVGALTHSAENIDLSLKAVK; encoded by the coding sequence ATGAAAAGACCAGCATACGTAACAGATAAAGCATTAAAGACATTTATAAAAAACGCTCTTGAAGAAGATATTCAGGATGGAGACCACTCTACTCTTTCTACCATACCACAGGACCTTGTACAAAGTGCTAAACTTTTGGTAAAACAGGACTGTATTCTTGCAGGCGTTGAGCTGGCAGAAATCATCTTTAAAACATTTGATAAGAATTTAAAAGTAGAGGTTTTCATTAAAGATGGAACTCCATGTAAATTCGGAGATGTAGCGCTTATCGTTACGGGAAGTGCAAGATCTATCCTTTCCACAGAGAGATTTGTTCTTAACTGTATGCAGAGAATGAGTGGGATTGCAACTCTTACTCATGAATGGGACTCAAGGTTAGTAGGGACCAAAACTAAACTTTTAGATACAAGAAAAACGACTCCCAATTTCAGAATGTGTGAAAAATGGGCAGTGGCTATTGGCGGCGGAACCAATCACAGGTATGGTCTTTATGACATGATCATGCTGAAGGACAATCATATTGATTACAACGGAAGCATTACCAATGCAGTAGCAATGGCAAAGGATTACGTTAAAAAGAATAAGAAAAAGTTAAAAATAGAGGTTGAAACAAGAAATCTTGAAGAGGTACAGGAAGCTATCAATGCTAAAGTTGACAGAATCATGTTAGACAATATGGATGTAAAAACGATGAAGGAGGCTGTAAAAATGATCAAAGGTTCTTGTGAATCTGAAGCATCAGGAGGAATTACCCGCGATATGCTGAAAGAAATTGCCTCTACAGGTGTTACCTATATCTCTGTAGGGGCCCTTACCCACTCTGCTGAGAATATAGATTTGAGTCTCAAAGCAGTGAAATAG